The following coding sequences are from one Leptolyngbya sp. NIES-3755 window:
- a CDS encoding hypothetical protein (similar to AA sequence:cyanobase_aa:LBDG_16040) — MSPADLLATTIDRFLGIYFVLLVLRILLSWFPTIDWYSQPFAILSQLTDPYLNLFRRIIPPLGGIDISPILAFLALQLVQGFVPALLRSTLASVPVFAG, encoded by the coding sequence ATGAGTCCAGCGGATTTACTTGCAACCACGATCGATCGATTCTTAGGAATTTACTTTGTCCTACTGGTGCTCAGAATTCTTCTGAGTTGGTTCCCGACGATCGATTGGTATAGCCAACCCTTTGCAATTTTGAGCCAGTTGACCGATCCGTATCTGAATCTTTTCCGTCGCATCATTCCACCACTGGGTGGGATTGATATTTCACCGATTTTGGCATTTCTAGCGCTACAACTGGTTCAAGGATTTGTTCCTGCCTTGTTGCGTTCCACTTTGGCAAGCGTACCCGTCTTTGCAGGCTAA
- a CDS encoding hypothetical protein (conserved membrane hypothetical protein;~similar to AA sequence:cyanobase_aa:LBDG_25590), translated as MWYGLLGLLSALIALHLSLVFKSDNTDLIGSSLLYWSAAILILRQKHSQLHFSSNLASVMIGSLILISVLSKSASIAGNDIFLRVFPILSIASLILIASGIQGLKQHWQELLILLIFAIPPGLILLFFDPSAMTAKVSAFILWSLGFQVSVQGVLVSLPKGSIEVYSACAGVATMLQLFGVALMYLFLQPTKPYQKILIPIIALFIAFLMNAFRVALMAVLVALGDQAAFEYWHVGNGSLVFSTIAVVLFCLSSQVLLPYEERSL; from the coding sequence ATGTGGTATGGATTGCTTGGGCTACTTTCTGCTTTGATTGCATTACATCTCAGTTTAGTTTTCAAAAGCGATAACACAGATTTAATTGGCTCTAGTCTGTTGTATTGGTCGGCTGCAATTCTGATTTTGCGTCAGAAACATTCACAGCTACATTTTTCTAGCAATTTAGCTTCGGTGATGATTGGCAGCTTAATTTTGATTTCTGTTTTAAGTAAAAGTGCTTCAATTGCTGGCAATGATATTTTTCTCAGAGTGTTTCCGATTTTGTCGATCGCATCTCTCATACTCATCGCATCCGGCATTCAAGGCTTAAAACAACATTGGCAAGAACTTCTCATCTTATTGATTTTTGCTATTCCTCCGGGACTCATTTTATTGTTCTTTGACCCTTCAGCGATGACGGCAAAAGTTTCAGCATTCATCTTATGGAGCTTAGGATTTCAAGTCTCAGTCCAAGGTGTATTAGTCAGCTTACCGAAAGGCTCGATCGAGGTTTATTCTGCCTGTGCTGGAGTTGCCACAATGTTACAGCTTTTCGGGGTTGCCCTGATGTATCTATTCCTTCAGCCAACTAAGCCTTATCAAAAAATTCTGATTCCTATCATTGCATTGTTTATTGCTTTTCTAATGAATGCGTTCCGAGTTGCTCTCATGGCTGTTTTAGTGGCACTAGGAGATCAAGCAGCGTTTGAATATTGGCATGTTGGCAACGGCTCCTTGGTATTTTCAACCATTGCTGTAGTTCTCTTTTGTTTATCTTCGCAAGTATTACTGCCTTATGAAGAACGATCGCTTTAA
- a CDS encoding FAD linked oxidase domain protein (similar to AA sequence:cyanobase_aa:LBDG_42080), translating to MTTTTPTAIASVLADLADLELITEPSQVAKLSQDYYHFSPVLVPQLQDKVGDVVVRPANEAEVLKVAQACVRHRVPLTVRGAGTGNYGQCIPLEGGVILDLTKMTAIKWMKPGMLRVEAGAKLAAIDKQTREIGWEIRMAPSTYRTATIGGFIGGGSGGIGSVTYGQLRDRGNLIAVRVVTMEDEPRAIELRGDEVYQVAHAYGTNGIITELEVPLAPAYPWAEAIVTFDDFMSAARFGQTLSDADGMIKKLVCICADPIPGYFAALKSYIPTGKSCALLIVSETCLEPLSEYVTEFGGEITYQKNAEDAGKGFTLGEYSWNHTTLHARSVDPSITYLQTLFPDDKNLTLLEEMYHHYGDEVMPHLEFLRVGGTARPASLQLVRYSTEERLNKIIAHHESRGAFIFNPHTYLIEDGGMKMVDVAQLEFKKKVDPYGLLNPGKMRAWLER from the coding sequence ATGACGACCACCACACCAACCGCGATCGCATCAGTTCTCGCAGATTTGGCAGACCTCGAACTGATTACCGAACCGAGCCAAGTCGCCAAACTTTCCCAAGATTATTATCATTTCAGTCCTGTATTAGTCCCTCAGTTGCAAGACAAAGTAGGGGATGTGGTCGTTCGTCCTGCCAATGAAGCGGAAGTGCTGAAGGTCGCGCAAGCCTGTGTTCGCCATCGAGTGCCACTAACAGTACGCGGAGCAGGAACGGGCAATTATGGGCAATGTATTCCACTCGAAGGTGGCGTAATTCTCGACTTAACTAAGATGACCGCGATCAAGTGGATGAAGCCAGGAATGCTGCGAGTCGAAGCAGGCGCAAAATTAGCCGCGATCGACAAACAAACTCGTGAAATCGGTTGGGAAATTCGGATGGCTCCTTCCACGTATCGAACGGCTACGATCGGCGGATTTATCGGCGGGGGCAGCGGAGGAATTGGTTCAGTCACGTATGGGCAACTCCGCGATCGAGGGAATTTGATCGCGGTACGAGTCGTGACAATGGAAGATGAACCGAGAGCGATCGAGCTTCGGGGCGATGAAGTGTATCAAGTGGCTCATGCTTACGGTACGAATGGAATTATCACTGAGTTAGAAGTTCCGCTGGCTCCGGCTTATCCTTGGGCAGAAGCGATCGTGACGTTTGACGATTTCATGAGTGCGGCTCGATTTGGTCAGACTTTAAGCGATGCAGACGGCATGATTAAGAAGCTCGTTTGTATCTGCGCTGATCCGATTCCGGGCTATTTTGCTGCACTGAAAAGCTACATTCCAACTGGAAAAAGTTGTGCGCTTCTGATTGTGTCTGAGACTTGTCTGGAGCCGTTGAGTGAATATGTCACAGAGTTTGGCGGCGAGATTACTTATCAAAAGAACGCCGAAGATGCGGGCAAAGGATTCACTCTGGGAGAATACAGTTGGAACCATACAACGCTTCACGCTCGGAGTGTTGATCCGTCGATTACCTATCTGCAAACCCTGTTCCCGGATGATAAGAATTTGACGCTTTTAGAAGAGATGTATCATCACTACGGCGATGAAGTGATGCCACATTTGGAATTTCTCAGAGTGGGAGGAACGGCACGACCTGCTTCACTTCAATTGGTGCGATATTCCACTGAAGAGCGGCTGAATAAAATTATTGCTCACCATGAATCGAGAGGAGCCTTTATTTTCAATCCGCACACTTATCTGATCGAGGATGGCGGAATGAAAATGGTGGATGTGGCACAACTGGAATTTAAGAAAAAGGTTGATCCGTATGGATTATTGAATCCCGGTAAGATGCGGGCTTGGTTGGAGAGATAG
- a CDS encoding hypothetical protein (hypothetical protein N9414_19232;~similar to AA sequence:cyanobase_aa:LBDG_16030): MSQQDNFSGGFVLGAIVGGIVGGIIGSVVTSQRLAEEVEEKPELKNAKPKKKMRASEEQNIELARRSLEDKIAQLNDAIDDVRQQLGSVNGRGIENDLPGSREILRED, translated from the coding sequence ATGAGTCAACAAGATAATTTTTCTGGTGGATTTGTCCTCGGCGCGATCGTCGGTGGCATTGTTGGTGGGATTATTGGATCAGTGGTGACATCGCAACGATTGGCAGAGGAAGTCGAAGAGAAGCCAGAATTGAAAAATGCCAAGCCAAAGAAAAAAATGCGGGCTTCGGAAGAACAAAATATTGAATTGGCGCGACGGAGTTTAGAAGACAAGATTGCTCAGTTGAATGATGCGATCGACGATGTGCGCCAACAATTAGGTAGCGTGAATGGTCGTGGGATCGAAAATGATTTGCCGGGATCACGCGAAATCCTGCGTGAAGATTAG
- a CDS encoding von Willebrand factor type A domain protein, putative (similar to AA sequence:cyanobase_aa:AM1_4488) codes for MQTKSSIALSHCFNPTCKQPENSPSATHCQACETPLLLLDRYRAIRLIGQGGFGRTLLVTDEVEDSRCVVKQFYPQSQSNSEKAAELFRLEAQRLETLGQHSQIPKLLSHFEVAGNQYLVQEWIDGRNLAQELTEVGAFNETQIRHLLQDILPILKFVHDHQVIHRDIKPENIVRRTSDRKLVLVDFGAAKYTTETTLGKTGTMIGSAAYTAPEQVRGKAIYASDLYSLGVTCIHLLTQMSPFELFDSGENKWVWRHYLNKERTRDGFIKPKRKTVVSPWLGTILDKMLESGTTKRYTNAESVLKDLKSKPRRFKKRYVVATITGVVAIAAFGGLRTFVSPVVQQVSPDIITPTSSESTVAGLYSTKSGEQHSFPLQHTEVMARVTGNVSRVEVTQTFTNPFKTPIEAVYMFPLPDEAAVDDMEIRVGDRIIRGVIKKRQEAKQLYETAKQEGKTAGLLEQERDNVFTQSLANIRPGEKIDVKIRYTESLKFEKGSYEFAFPMVVAPRYNPLADAKDTLKSAPATRPGQNIGMTIEIDAGVPIKGVRSTTHQIQSQQDGRSTRIQLQNENTIPNKDFVLQYQVSDTKAQSTTLTDVDQRGGHFATYLIPAVNYQQSEIVPKDIVFLIDTSGSQGGEPIQASKELMRRFIKGLNPDDTFTIIDFASTTQKLSDKPLTNTPENRKRAIDYINKIDANGGSELFNGIQEVLKFPAAPEGRLRSVVLLTDGLVGDDERVIAEVQKNLKPGNRLYSFGVGDSVNRFLIDRVAELGRGTSQIVIPGEPSDKVVEQFFQQINNPVLTNIEVSWEGTGEAPEMYPQKIPDLFANQPIVLFGKKRDRTDGTLKITGTVAGGARFEKRVPVDFAQNSTNSLSGGIAQLWGRSRIKELSNQMFAKETDAGVKAITETALDYRLMSKYTSFVAISQTQRVEPNSSQKVDPVELPPNMQPANGTQTEEVPEPAEIAGSLVAIALLWWRFGRRRAKVVKP; via the coding sequence ATGCAGACGAAAAGTTCAATTGCTCTCTCGCACTGCTTTAATCCCACCTGCAAGCAGCCCGAAAATTCACCAAGTGCTACTCATTGTCAAGCTTGTGAAACTCCGTTATTGTTGCTCGATCGATATCGTGCCATTCGCTTAATTGGTCAAGGCGGATTTGGACGAACTTTGCTGGTCACCGATGAAGTAGAAGATTCTCGCTGTGTGGTCAAGCAATTCTATCCTCAATCACAGAGCAATTCAGAAAAAGCGGCTGAACTATTTCGCCTTGAAGCTCAACGGCTGGAAACTTTGGGACAACATTCTCAAATTCCGAAGCTATTGAGCCATTTTGAGGTTGCTGGGAACCAATATCTAGTACAAGAGTGGATCGATGGTCGGAACTTAGCGCAAGAGCTTACAGAAGTTGGAGCATTCAACGAAACTCAGATTCGACACTTGTTGCAGGACATTCTACCGATTCTCAAATTTGTGCATGATCATCAGGTGATTCATCGGGATATCAAGCCAGAGAACATTGTGCGGAGAACGAGCGATCGCAAATTAGTCTTGGTCGATTTTGGGGCAGCAAAGTACACGACTGAGACAACTTTGGGCAAAACTGGAACAATGATCGGATCTGCGGCGTACACTGCACCTGAACAAGTTCGAGGAAAAGCAATCTACGCAAGTGATCTCTACAGTTTAGGGGTCACTTGCATTCATCTACTGACTCAGATGTCACCGTTTGAATTGTTCGATAGTGGTGAAAACAAATGGGTATGGCGACACTATCTCAACAAAGAAAGAACACGCGATGGATTCATCAAACCAAAGCGCAAAACGGTCGTTAGTCCTTGGCTTGGAACAATTCTCGACAAGATGCTAGAGAGCGGCACAACCAAGCGATACACGAATGCTGAAAGTGTTCTAAAGGATCTAAAATCGAAGCCTCGAAGATTCAAAAAACGCTATGTAGTTGCAACCATTACTGGAGTGGTCGCGATCGCAGCTTTCGGGGGTCTAAGAACCTTCGTGTCACCAGTCGTTCAGCAAGTTTCACCAGATATCATTACACCGACATCATCAGAATCAACTGTTGCAGGGTTATACAGCACCAAAAGCGGAGAACAGCACTCCTTTCCACTGCAACATACTGAAGTCATGGCGCGAGTTACGGGTAACGTGTCGCGTGTGGAAGTTACGCAAACATTTACGAATCCCTTTAAAACCCCGATAGAAGCGGTGTACATGTTCCCGCTACCGGATGAAGCCGCTGTCGATGACATGGAAATTCGAGTCGGCGATCGCATTATTCGCGGCGTGATCAAGAAGCGTCAGGAAGCGAAACAACTCTATGAAACAGCAAAACAGGAAGGCAAAACCGCAGGATTGCTAGAACAAGAGCGCGACAATGTTTTTACGCAATCCCTTGCGAACATTAGACCTGGTGAAAAAATTGATGTCAAAATTCGCTATACCGAAAGCCTGAAGTTCGAGAAAGGTAGCTACGAATTCGCCTTTCCAATGGTGGTTGCACCCCGATACAATCCGCTGGCTGACGCGAAAGATACTCTAAAATCGGCTCCTGCAACGAGACCTGGACAAAATATTGGAATGACGATCGAGATCGATGCAGGTGTTCCAATCAAAGGAGTTCGATCGACGACTCATCAAATTCAATCTCAGCAGGATGGTCGATCGACTCGAATCCAACTCCAAAACGAGAACACGATTCCCAACAAAGATTTCGTATTGCAATATCAAGTCTCAGATACCAAAGCACAATCTACAACATTAACTGATGTCGATCAGCGTGGCGGGCATTTTGCAACTTATCTCATTCCTGCGGTGAACTATCAGCAGAGCGAAATTGTTCCGAAAGACATTGTGTTCCTAATTGATACCTCTGGCTCACAAGGAGGCGAACCGATTCAAGCTTCCAAAGAATTAATGCGTCGGTTTATCAAGGGTTTGAATCCCGATGACACGTTCACAATTATCGATTTTGCGAGTACAACTCAGAAGCTTTCTGACAAGCCGTTGACGAACACACCAGAGAACCGAAAAAGAGCGATCGACTACATCAACAAAATCGATGCAAACGGTGGCTCTGAACTGTTCAATGGCATTCAAGAAGTCTTGAAGTTTCCCGCTGCTCCAGAAGGACGATTACGCAGCGTTGTGTTACTGACTGATGGATTGGTCGGTGATGATGAGCGTGTGATCGCTGAGGTGCAGAAGAATCTCAAGCCTGGAAATCGATTGTATAGCTTTGGAGTGGGAGATTCAGTCAATCGATTTTTAATCGATCGTGTTGCCGAACTCGGTCGCGGAACTTCTCAGATTGTGATTCCTGGAGAACCGTCTGATAAAGTGGTCGAGCAATTTTTCCAGCAGATTAACAATCCTGTGTTAACCAATATCGAAGTCAGTTGGGAAGGAACAGGCGAAGCTCCCGAAATGTATCCCCAAAAGATTCCTGACCTATTCGCAAATCAGCCGATCGTACTGTTTGGGAAAAAGCGCGATCGTACAGACGGCACTCTGAAAATTACTGGAACAGTCGCAGGTGGCGCAAGATTCGAGAAGCGGGTTCCGGTCGATTTCGCTCAAAATTCAACGAATTCCCTATCCGGTGGGATTGCTCAATTGTGGGGTCGATCGCGCATCAAAGAACTATCCAATCAAATGTTCGCCAAAGAAACGGATGCGGGTGTGAAAGCCATCACCGAAACCGCGCTCGATTATCGCTTGATGTCGAAGTACACTTCCTTTGTTGCGATTAGTCAAACTCAGCGAGTAGAGCCGAATTCGAGTCAAAAAGTTGATCCCGTCGAGCTACCACCGAATATGCAGCCAGCGAATGGGACTCAGACCGAAGAAGTTCCTGAACCTGCGGAAATTGCGGGAAGCCTAGTTGCGATCGCGCTTTTGTGGTGGCGATTTGGACGACGACGGGCAAAAGTTGTGAAGCCCTAA
- a CDS encoding putative bacterial cryptochrome (similar to AA sequence:cyanobase_aa:LBDG_16050) has translation MAEKRIIIWHRNDLRVHDHEPLMKAVKSGAKVIPVYIFEPRQFGKTPYGFPKTGAIRANFLLESVTDLRENLRSLGSDLIVRTGKAEEIIPAIAQELEVEAVYYYHEVTSEETKIEDALENALKAIGVSTKRFWAQTLYHVDDLPFDIREIPELFTSFRKQVEKSSTIYELVPTPQRLIGLPDIDRGEIPTLKDFELELPPPDPRAMIPYQGGETAGKARLEEYFWKQDALKVYKETRNGMLGVDYSSKFSAWLALGCLSPRYIYWQVQEYESKRVRNDSTYWLIFELLWRDYFRFIVAKHGNQVFRRSGLQGVDINWKADVDRFNLWLEGKTGFPLVDANMQEIAATGFMSNRGRQNVASFLTKNLGINWQWGAEWFESQLIDYDVCSNWGNWNYTAGVGNDARGFRFFNITKQAKDYDPDGSYVKHWLPALKDIPAAKVHEPWKLLPVEQDRFNVRLGVDYPNPVVDLFKSAEANEKIYNAAFGKSSQAPRKEREREARCKQRQFSKPQKRR, from the coding sequence GTGGCAGAGAAACGGATTATTATTTGGCATCGCAATGATTTACGAGTGCATGATCACGAACCGTTGATGAAAGCGGTGAAATCAGGCGCAAAAGTGATTCCGGTTTATATTTTTGAACCGAGACAGTTTGGTAAAACTCCCTATGGATTTCCGAAAACGGGAGCAATTCGGGCGAATTTCCTGCTCGAAAGCGTGACGGATTTGCGGGAAAATCTACGATCGCTCGGCAGTGATTTGATTGTCCGAACTGGGAAAGCGGAAGAAATTATTCCTGCGATCGCACAAGAATTAGAAGTTGAAGCAGTTTATTACTATCACGAAGTCACCTCTGAAGAGACGAAGATCGAAGATGCGTTAGAGAATGCACTGAAAGCGATCGGGGTTTCAACCAAACGATTCTGGGCACAAACGCTTTATCACGTCGATGATTTGCCGTTTGACATTCGAGAAATTCCAGAACTGTTCACCAGTTTCCGCAAGCAAGTCGAGAAATCTTCAACCATTTACGAACTCGTTCCAACACCGCAGCGATTAATTGGATTGCCAGACATCGATCGAGGTGAGATTCCAACGCTCAAAGATTTTGAATTAGAATTGCCGCCACCCGATCCGAGAGCAATGATTCCGTATCAAGGCGGCGAAACCGCAGGAAAGGCGCGGCTCGAAGAGTATTTCTGGAAACAAGACGCGCTCAAGGTTTACAAAGAAACCCGCAATGGAATGTTAGGGGTCGATTATTCCTCGAAGTTCTCTGCCTGGTTAGCGTTGGGCTGTTTGTCGCCGCGTTATATCTATTGGCAAGTTCAGGAATACGAGTCGAAACGAGTCCGGAATGATTCGACGTATTGGCTGATTTTCGAGCTACTGTGGCGGGATTATTTTCGGTTTATTGTCGCGAAACATGGGAATCAAGTGTTTCGTCGATCAGGCTTACAAGGAGTTGATATTAACTGGAAAGCAGATGTCGATCGCTTTAATCTCTGGCTCGAAGGCAAAACCGGATTCCCGCTGGTCGATGCCAACATGCAGGAAATTGCCGCAACTGGATTCATGTCAAATCGCGGTCGGCAAAATGTCGCCAGTTTTCTAACGAAAAATCTTGGAATCAATTGGCAGTGGGGCGCGGAATGGTTCGAGTCTCAACTGATTGATTACGATGTCTGTAGCAATTGGGGCAATTGGAACTATACAGCAGGAGTCGGAAATGATGCACGGGGCTTCCGATTCTTCAACATCACCAAGCAAGCCAAAGATTATGACCCAGACGGCTCGTATGTCAAACATTGGCTACCTGCGTTAAAGGACATTCCCGCTGCGAAAGTTCATGAACCTTGGAAATTACTACCCGTTGAACAAGATCGATTCAATGTGCGCTTAGGAGTCGATTATCCGAATCCAGTGGTTGATTTGTTCAAATCTGCCGAAGCGAACGAGAAGATTTACAATGCTGCATTTGGCAAGTCTTCACAGGCTCCGAGGAAAGAGCGCGAACGCGAAGCGCGGTGCAAGCAACGACAATTCAGCAAACCTCAAAAACGACGTTAA
- a CDS encoding uracil phosphoribosyltransferase (similar to AA sequence:cyanobase_aa:LBDG_16020) — MTLQLRVYVPPHPLIKHWLGVARDASTPSTLFRTAIAELGRWLTYEAVREWLPTIDTTIETPLAPCPATFINPEVPVVVVPILRAGLGLLDGAQSLLPLASIYHLGLVRNEETLEASCYLNKLPDQFDPQTRVLIVDPMLATGGSSIRAMEELTKRGIDPAMVRIVAVVAAPPALQKLGSAYPSLSIYTAGIDEVLNDRGFIVPGLGDAGDRIFGT, encoded by the coding sequence ATGACTCTGCAACTGCGCGTATACGTTCCGCCCCATCCCCTAATCAAACATTGGCTGGGTGTCGCTCGTGATGCCTCGACTCCTTCGACGCTGTTTCGGACTGCGATCGCAGAATTAGGACGGTGGCTGACTTACGAAGCAGTTCGCGAATGGTTGCCGACGATCGATACGACGATCGAGACTCCGCTTGCCCCATGTCCCGCCACGTTCATCAATCCTGAAGTTCCCGTCGTCGTTGTGCCGATTCTGCGGGCTGGACTGGGTTTACTGGATGGTGCACAGTCTTTATTGCCTTTGGCATCGATTTATCATTTGGGACTGGTGCGGAATGAAGAAACGCTCGAAGCCAGTTGCTACTTGAATAAATTGCCTGATCAGTTTGATCCGCAGACTCGTGTTTTGATCGTTGATCCGATGCTGGCAACGGGTGGAAGCTCGATTCGGGCAATGGAAGAATTGACCAAGCGGGGAATTGATCCGGCAATGGTGAGAATTGTCGCGGTGGTGGCGGCTCCTCCTGCCTTGCAAAAATTGGGAAGTGCTTATCCGAGCTTGTCGATTTACACAGCGGGAATTGATGAAGTGTTGAACGATCGCGGATTTATCGTTCCTGGATTGGGAGATGCAGGCGATCGTATTTTTGGCACTTGA
- a CDS encoding hypothetical protein (similar to AA sequence:cyanobase_aa:PCC7424_5284): protein MKNDRFKFIYICVLTVGTIAVLIKAHFYPNKPTKTAFEIPQTLNLPNWSLQSSSAINENQSNFQSGKIYQYQQNQTAIDIEVRHIVNTDGDVRDYLQVYQSIALSTSPTVRYKDGYYAIFTHQNRSYLSACINPKGESTFTGVQFARNRNLYDIRLDRIVPWIFSATSLRDERCLWVQLSTLNRDREGLEKTWFDLYPNLRKQFTRE from the coding sequence ATGAAGAACGATCGCTTTAAGTTTATCTATATCTGTGTGCTGACTGTGGGAACGATCGCAGTTTTAATCAAAGCGCATTTCTACCCAAATAAGCCGACTAAAACAGCCTTCGAGATTCCGCAAACCTTGAATCTACCCAATTGGTCATTACAATCGAGCAGCGCGATCAATGAGAATCAAAGCAATTTTCAGAGTGGCAAGATTTATCAATATCAACAAAACCAAACCGCGATCGACATTGAAGTTCGTCATATCGTCAACACCGATGGCGATGTTCGGGATTATTTGCAGGTTTATCAATCGATCGCGCTTTCAACCTCTCCAACAGTGCGATACAAAGACGGCTACTACGCAATATTCACGCACCAGAATCGTAGCTATCTTAGCGCTTGCATCAATCCCAAAGGAGAAAGCACTTTTACAGGAGTTCAGTTCGCCCGAAATCGAAACCTTTATGATATTCGGCTCGATCGCATCGTTCCTTGGATATTCAGCGCCACGAGTTTGAGAGACGAACGATGCTTATGGGTGCAACTCTCGACTCTGAATCGCGATCGAGAAGGATTAGAGAAAACTTGGTTCGATCTCTATCCAAACTTACGAAAGCAATTTACTCGTGAGTGA